In one Campylobacter insulaenigrae NCTC 12927 genomic region, the following are encoded:
- a CDS encoding capsular polysaccharide export protein, whose amino-acid sequence MNFYTTSKKLIDNVKNFYSISLFSFLKGANKNSVFIGWGRKKSGFKALELAKKYDSKFLLLEDGFLRSLNLGLDNSPSFSLVKDDVGIYYDATMSSKLENILNNYEFNFKELEQSKKAIELIKKEKLSKYNNNISIPQNLFNPCEERVLIITQVSNDASLKFGLADKFLTQDIINDAIKDNPNAKIYIKIHPDVLSGKKQSDFSVQDLPNKCVILEENYNPIELLNYFKKVYTKTSGMGFEALVVGCECVCYGMPFYAGWGLTQDKLICQRRVKKRSLEEIFYATYILYSEYFNPYLNQRSDIFDVITTLAKYKKIEQNNSYNLYFLGFTLWKRWFIKPFFQAKNNKITFLHSKKQLYKIKLNPQDKIFIWGKKYDKALLTKDFKNEIFLVEDGFLRSISLGSDLTRPFSLIVDSKGLYVNPKEQSDLEYILQNYEFDEKLKQRAKNLIITITKNKFSKYNGLKHTKVQFDTNKKIILIPAQVEDDASMILGGCGFDTLKLLQKVREKNPKALIVFKPHPDVLSGNRKGLKDKNIILQYCDEIIENISIDSAIQACDEIHTITSTSGFDALLRGKKVFTYGMPFYAGWGLSNDLQSCSRRTRILAIEELVAGALILYPRYIHPKTKNLCEVELALDIMLKMQRDYFYKFYIKILVDLRIFLLRKIRRLVECVITK is encoded by the coding sequence GTGAATTTTTATACCACTTCAAAAAAACTTATTGATAATGTTAAAAATTTTTATTCTATTTCATTATTTAGTTTCTTAAAAGGCGCTAATAAAAATAGTGTTTTTATAGGCTGGGGTCGTAAAAAATCTGGATTTAAAGCTTTAGAGTTAGCAAAAAAATATGATAGTAAATTTTTGCTTTTGGAAGATGGCTTTTTGCGTTCTTTAAATTTGGGATTAGATAATAGTCCTAGTTTTTCCTTAGTAAAAGATGATGTGGGTATTTATTATGATGCAACTATGTCTTCAAAACTTGAAAATATTTTAAATAATTACGAATTTAATTTTAAAGAATTAGAACAATCAAAAAAAGCTATAGAGCTTATAAAAAAAGAAAAATTAAGTAAATATAATAATAATATTTCCATACCACAAAATTTATTTAATCCTTGTGAAGAACGGGTTTTAATTATCACTCAAGTATCCAATGATGCTTCGCTTAAATTCGGTTTAGCTGATAAATTTTTAACCCAAGATATTATAAACGATGCCATTAAGGATAATCCAAATGCTAAAATATATATTAAAATTCATCCTGATGTCTTAAGTGGTAAAAAACAAAGTGATTTTAGTGTGCAAGATTTACCAAATAAGTGTGTGATTTTAGAAGAAAATTATAATCCCATTGAGCTTTTAAATTATTTTAAAAAAGTCTATACTAAAACTTCTGGTATGGGATTTGAAGCTTTAGTGGTAGGATGTGAGTGCGTATGTTATGGTATGCCTTTTTATGCTGGATGGGGCTTGACACAAGATAAATTAATATGTCAAAGAAGAGTTAAAAAAAGAAGTTTAGAAGAAATTTTTTATGCCACTTATATACTTTATAGTGAGTATTTTAATCCTTATTTAAATCAAAGAAGTGATATTTTTGATGTCATTACCACTTTAGCAAAATATAAAAAAATTGAACAAAATAATTCTTATAATTTATATTTTTTAGGATTTACTTTGTGGAAAAGATGGTTCATAAAGCCATTTTTTCAAGCTAAAAATAATAAAATTACCTTTTTACATTCAAAAAAACAGCTTTATAAAATAAAATTAAATCCACAAGATAAAATTTTCATTTGGGGTAAAAAGTATGATAAGGCTTTGCTAACTAAAGACTTTAAAAATGAAATTTTCTTAGTAGAAGATGGCTTTTTGCGTTCAATTTCTTTAGGATCTGATCTTACCAGGCCTTTTTCTTTAATAGTTGATAGCAAAGGTTTATATGTAAATCCAAAAGAACAAAGTGATTTAGAATATATTTTGCAAAATTATGAATTTGATGAAAAATTAAAACAAAGAGCCAAAAATCTTATCATTACCATAACGAAAAATAAATTTTCTAAATACAATGGTTTAAAACATACAAAAGTGCAATTTGACACTAATAAAAAAATTATTCTCATTCCTGCACAAGTGGAAGATGATGCTTCTATGATTTTAGGTGGGTGTGGCTTTGATACTTTAAAGCTTTTGCAAAAGGTAAGAGAAAAAAATCCCAAAGCTCTGATAGTTTTTAAACCTCACCCTGATGTATTGAGTGGAAATCGCAAGGGCTTAAAAGATAAAAATATTATTTTGCAATATTGTGATGAAATAATAGAAAATATAAGTATAGATAGTGCTATACAAGCTTGTGATGAAATTCATACTATTACATCAACAAGTGGATTCGATGCACTTTTACGAGGAAAAAAGGTTTTTACTTATGGTATGCCTTTTTATGCTGGATGGGGTTTGAGTAATGATTTGCAATCTTGTAGCAGAAGAACAAGAATATTAGCTATTGAAGAATTAGTTGCTGGGGCTTTAATACTTTATCCAAGATATATTCATCCAAAAACAAAAAATTTATGTGAAGTTGAGCTTGCTTTGGATATAATGCTAAAAATGCAAAGAGATTATTTTTATAAATTTTATATTAAAATATTAGTTGATCTACGTATTTTTTTACTAAGAAAAATACGTAGATTAGTTGAATGTGTTATAACAAAATAA
- a CDS encoding cytolethal distending toxin, subunit CdtA — translation MQKSILFLLIALIFSACFSKNSDFNPLGRSFGSIDDIDPLKLGSNPTIPEKQETPSLIDGSNLVPLTPLNPPLLRESNNKDFTNKPRPMLQSSGEFNEVSVFANRGFVSDYMSIMSSAGPVLTVWALAPGNWIWGYTLINSKSFGDARVWQMIEFPLDFVMIKNAKTHTCLNAYRNGVVHYPCDQSNQAQFWKMIPMSNQSFQFQNLQTKTCLKTTIGNPMGDFFKVFPILLGECAKPGNKNLDQQWFAAPPPFSARPVYREKP, via the coding sequence ATGCAAAAAAGTATCTTATTTTTATTAATTGCGTTGATTTTTAGTGCGTGTTTTTCTAAAAATTCTGATTTTAATCCACTTGGAAGATCATTTGGATCTATTGATGATATTGATCCGTTAAAATTAGGATCAAATCCAACCATACCAGAAAAGCAAGAAACTCCAAGCTTGATTGATGGATCAAATTTGGTTCCATTAACACCTTTAAATCCTCCTTTGCTTAGAGAGAGTAATAATAAAGATTTTACCAATAAACCAAGACCAATGTTGCAATCTAGTGGAGAATTTAATGAAGTATCAGTTTTTGCAAACAGAGGATTTGTAAGTGATTATATGAGTATAATGTCTAGCGCTGGTCCTGTTTTAACTGTATGGGCTTTAGCTCCTGGAAATTGGATTTGGGGATATACTTTGATTAATAGTAAAAGTTTTGGTGATGCAAGAGTATGGCAGATGATAGAATTTCCACTTGATTTTGTTATGATAAAGAATGCAAAAACTCATACTTGCTTAAATGCATATAGAAATGGAGTGGTGCATTATCCTTGCGATCAGTCTAATCAGGCTCAATTTTGGAAAATGATACCTATGTCAAATCAATCTTTTCAATTTCAAAATTTACAAACAAAGACTTGCTTAAAAACAACAATTGGAAATCCTATGGGAGATTTTTTTAAAGTTTTTCCAATTTTATTAGGTGAGTGTGCTAAACCAGGGAATAAAAATTTAGATCAACAATGGTTTGCTGCTCCACCACCTTTTAGTGCAAGACCAGTTTATAGGGAAAAGCCATGA
- a CDS encoding cytolethal distending toxin, subunit CdtC translates to MKKILLLLAIFINLQAVDPGDLSDFSPPFAIRSLETGITLSPFREVSKDLLDQNWLLREIILSPELKARDLYAERLPFGYVQFVNPLDKDVCLAIDESGFFVGKPCSGDLQSGKLETVFSIMPTTTSAVQIRSLVQGGGECIQTFFNPNVPIEKRFGIRPCILDTALFADVSELMFLSPALVEATPLGEFQ, encoded by the coding sequence ATGAAAAAAATATTATTGTTATTAGCAATATTTATAAATTTACAAGCGGTTGATCCTGGTGATTTATCTGATTTTAGTCCTCCTTTTGCGATAAGATCCTTAGAAACAGGTATAACTTTAAGTCCTTTTAGGGAAGTAAGTAAAGATTTATTAGATCAAAATTGGCTTTTAAGAGAGATTATTCTTTCACCTGAGTTAAAGGCAAGAGATTTATATGCTGAAAGATTACCATTTGGTTATGTTCAATTTGTTAATCCTTTAGATAAAGATGTTTGCTTGGCTATAGATGAAAGTGGTTTTTTTGTTGGTAAGCCTTGTAGTGGAGATTTGCAATCAGGAAAATTAGAAACAGTTTTTTCTATTATGCCAACTACTACTTCCGCTGTGCAAATTAGATCTTTGGTGCAAGGTGGCGGTGAATGTATCCAAACTTTTTTTAATCCTAATGTCCCAATTGAAAAACGTTTTGGTATTAGACCTTGCATACTTGATACTGCGTTATTTGCAGATGTTAGTGAATTGATGTTTTTATCACCTGCTTTAGTTGAAGCAACTCCTTTGGGTGAATTTCAATAA
- a CDS encoding phosphoramidate cytidylyltransferase, with the protein MNTLILAAGLGSRLMPLTQNSPKCMVEYKDQKIIDYELQALNDVNEIGIVGGYLFDTLKNYIKNKYDIKFFYENKNYDKTNMVYSLFCAKDFLQRCIEQKQDLLISYADIVYFKDAVLKLQNSQSDFSILVDENWKELWDKRFTNPLDDAESLIIKNDLVIELGKKTCSYDQIHAQYMGLFKFSYTFLQEVMKVYNDLDRNILYDGKDFNNMYMTSFLQLLIDKYNNAQALKFQGQWMEIDSIDDLKYNAKFI; encoded by the coding sequence ATGAATACGTTAATTTTAGCAGCTGGACTTGGTTCAAGGCTTATGCCACTTACACAAAATAGTCCAAAATGTATGGTAGAATATAAAGATCAAAAAATTATAGATTATGAATTACAAGCTTTAAATGATGTAAATGAAATTGGTATTGTTGGTGGATATTTGTTTGATACTTTAAAAAATTATATAAAAAACAAATATGATATCAAGTTTTTTTATGAGAATAAAAATTATGACAAAACAAATATGGTTTATAGTTTGTTTTGCGCTAAAGATTTTTTGCAAAGATGTATAGAGCAAAAACAAGATTTATTAATTTCTTACGCAGACATAGTATATTTTAAAGATGCTGTTTTAAAACTACAAAATTCTCAAAGTGATTTTTCCATTTTAGTAGATGAAAATTGGAAAGAACTTTGGGATAAAAGATTTACTAATCCATTAGATGATGCTGAAAGTTTGATAATAAAAAATGATTTAGTAATAGAACTTGGCAAGAAAACTTGTAGTTATGATCAAATTCATGCTCAATACATGGGTTTATTTAAATTTTCTTATACTTTTTTACAAGAAGTTATGAAAGTATATAATGATTTAGATAGAAATATTTTATATGATGGCAAAGATTTTAATAATATGTATATGACTAGTTTTTTACAACTTTTAATAGATAAATATAATAACGCACAGGCACTTAAATTTCAAGGACAATGGATGGAAATAGATTCCATAGATGATTTAAAATATAATGCAAAATTTATTTGA
- a CDS encoding capsular polysaccharide export protein encodes MNLEKKLKEFSKKNILLLQGPVGDFFYKISKKIPDANIYKVNFNGGDFAFYPFKSINYRGCFDKLQDFYEGILKEKKIDVIIMYNDCRKIHELAIKVAKAMGVEVWIFEEGYIRPNFITFEKDGVNANSTLPRDKEFYLTRNKFNHEIKIKNFSSSFKNMAFYAFLYWFFSALLAWYFNNSLHHRSLKFFDFIPWFVSLYRKKKYKISEKKVNAKIVSLKQKYFLAILQVFNDTQLSHHYKKSTEKFIEELIISFANHAKAKSYLVFKHHPMDRGYKDYTELIEQLSVKYNVEGRILYVHDLHLPTLLSSARGTIVINSTVGLSALYHQCPLKVMGKAFYDIDGLTYQKSLHTFWKECRCYKPDARLHTKFRNYVIYKTQINGNFFKT; translated from the coding sequence ATGAATTTAGAAAAAAAACTTAAAGAATTTTCTAAAAAAAATATTTTATTGCTTCAAGGACCTGTTGGAGATTTTTTTTATAAAATTTCTAAAAAAATTCCCGATGCTAATATCTATAAAGTAAATTTTAATGGAGGAGATTTTGCATTTTATCCTTTTAAAAGCATAAATTATAGAGGTTGTTTTGATAAGTTACAAGATTTTTATGAGGGTATATTAAAAGAAAAAAAAATTGACGTCATTATTATGTATAATGATTGCCGAAAAATTCACGAATTAGCTATAAAAGTAGCTAAAGCTATGGGTGTAGAAGTATGGATTTTTGAAGAAGGTTATATAAGACCAAATTTTATAACCTTTGAAAAAGATGGCGTAAATGCAAATTCTACCTTACCAAGAGATAAAGAATTTTATTTAACTCGTAATAAATTTAATCATGAAATTAAAATTAAAAATTTTTCAAGTTCATTTAAAAATATGGCATTTTATGCTTTTTTATATTGGTTTTTTTCTGCTTTGTTGGCATGGTATTTTAATAATTCTTTGCATCATAGATCTTTGAAATTTTTTGACTTTATTCCTTGGTTTGTATCTTTATATAGAAAGAAAAAGTATAAAATTTCAGAAAAAAAAGTTAACGCAAAAATTGTTAGTTTAAAGCAAAAGTATTTTTTGGCAATTTTACAAGTTTTTAATGATACTCAACTCTCTCATCATTATAAAAAAAGTACTGAAAAATTTATAGAGGAATTGATTATTTCTTTTGCAAATCATGCAAAAGCTAAATCTTATCTCGTTTTTAAACATCATCCTATGGATAGAGGTTATAAAGATTATACAGAATTGATAGAACAATTAAGTGTTAAGTATAATGTAGAGGGTCGAATTTTATATGTACATGATTTGCATCTACCAACTCTTTTAAGTAGTGCTAGAGGAACTATTGTGATTAATAGTACTGTAGGACTTTCTGCACTTTATCATCAATGTCCTTTGAAAGTTATGGGTAAAGCCTTTTATGACATAGATGGTTTGACTTATCAAAAGAGTCTACATACTTTTTGGAAAGAATGTAGATGTTATAAACCTGATGCTAGATTGCATACTAAATTTAGAAATTATGTTATTTATAAAACTCAAATTAATGGAAATTTTTTTAAAACATAA
- a CDS encoding cytolethal distending toxin subunit B family protein — protein MKKIILFLVINMTFLFANLESYNLGTWNLQGSSAATESKWNVSIRQLMTGDNALDVLAVQEAGVLPSSARDTGRQVQPVGVGIPIHEYEWNLGTLSRPQSVFIYYSRIDVGANRVNMAIVSRTRADEVIVIPHPSVASARPVIGIRIGNDAFFSVHALASGGADAAAAVTAVDNFLATRAGINYIIMGDFNREPDLLMRDLDASLRNRLRVVAPPSFTQVTGRRVIDYALTGTSTRTAAYTPPLLSAVLAVAGLRTFLASDHFPVNFRRF, from the coding sequence ATGAAAAAGATAATCTTATTTTTAGTGATAAATATGACATTTCTATTTGCTAATTTAGAAAGCTATAATTTAGGCACTTGGAATTTACAAGGTTCTTCAGCAGCTACTGAAAGTAAGTGGAATGTTAGCATTAGACAATTGATGACAGGAGATAATGCTTTAGATGTTTTAGCAGTACAAGAAGCCGGAGTATTGCCAAGTAGCGCAAGAGATACTGGAAGACAGGTTCAACCAGTTGGAGTGGGAATTCCAATTCATGAATATGAATGGAATTTAGGGACTTTATCAAGACCACAGAGTGTTTTTATTTATTATTCTAGAATTGATGTTGGTGCAAATCGTGTTAATATGGCTATAGTAAGCAGAACAAGAGCAGATGAGGTCATAGTAATACCACATCCAAGTGTTGCTTCTGCTCGTCCTGTAATAGGAATTCGTATCGGAAACGATGCATTTTTTTCAGTTCATGCTTTAGCAAGTGGAGGAGCTGATGCGGCTGCAGCCGTTACAGCCGTTGATAATTTTCTTGCAACTAGAGCTGGGATTAATTATATAATTATGGGTGATTTTAATAGAGAGCCTGATTTATTAATGAGAGACTTAGATGCATCTTTGAGAAATCGCTTAAGAGTAGTAGCTCCTCCTAGTTTTACCCAGGTAACTGGTAGAAGAGTGATAGATTATGCCTTGACAGGTACTTCAACTCGCACAGCAGCTTATACACCTCCTTTGCTTTCGGCTGTTTTGGCTGTTGCAGGCCTTAGAACTTTTTTAGCATCTGATCATTTTCCAGTTAATTTTAGAAGATTTTAG
- a CDS encoding adenylyl-sulfate kinase has translation MKYPIIWLTGLAGSGKSTIGKALYERLKQKHKNIIYLDGDELRDLLGHYGYDKKSRIDMALKRSQFAKFLNDQEMIVVVTTISMFNEIYEYNRKNFKNYFEIYVKCEMQELIKRDQKGLYTKALNKEISDVVGVDMPFDEPKSDYVIDNSIQNDLAYKIDMIMKQIL, from the coding sequence ATGAAATATCCTATTATATGGTTAACAGGGCTTGCAGGTAGCGGAAAGAGTACAATAGGAAAAGCTCTGTATGAAAGATTAAAGCAAAAACATAAAAATATAATTTACCTTGATGGAGATGAGTTAAGAGATTTACTTGGACATTATGGGTATGATAAGAAAAGCCGTATTGATATGGCATTAAAAAGATCTCAATTTGCAAAATTTTTAAATGACCAAGAGATGATAGTTGTTGTAACAACTATTTCAATGTTTAATGAAATTTATGAATACAATAGAAAAAATTTTAAAAACTACTTTGAAATTTATGTAAAATGCGAGATGCAAGAATTAATCAAAAGAGATCAAAAAGGGCTTTATACAAAAGCTTTAAATAAAGAAATATCTGATGTGGTTGGTGTAGATATGCCATTTGATGAGCCAAAATCAGACTATGTCATAGATAATTCTATACAAAATGATTTAGCTTATAAAATTGATATGATAATGAAGCAAATCTTGTGA
- a CDS encoding capsular polysaccharide biosynthesis protein gives MQNLFEFLKNHLDSKKANLLLRALKDSTDERAQQFILQNITDIITWLNCDEFKKYEDNPYPPLLNPEYIDIEASDYCAMLAWNLNIPLKTAKFIYISPHGVGAAAFLTLLNQSCNIYCPVSWVLPPRSDYRYSLNFKSLITYCQSAINISEINVVQIDKYLSLIDQNTPILIQTRDPISLLKHNYGRDWSKVQRNYPQDFDLNCDYNCYIKFLTPQKTHMKDDFENLLNDTFINHYLLDKINKDKIHYLDMSELSSDNIFNTFTYLAQKFDFTPPHNDDKDFFQRKEFRGYMRYLLPLNFHVDENIKLNITRFGMGGDDINIFDKISQNDLKNDIGIYIEKEKLDLFLKHKNYDRIKNYLSYFLDDVKYIVDYTEDTMMKESEVLAYLKDNFAARIKLKSILDKELIHIKQYRPDIVASWRHYQEFEKICKENT, from the coding sequence ATGCAAAATTTATTTGAGTTTTTAAAAAATCATTTAGATAGCAAAAAAGCTAATTTGCTGCTACGAGCCTTGAAAGATAGTACTGATGAAAGAGCTCAACAATTTATTTTACAAAATATTACTGATATCATAACTTGGTTAAATTGTGATGAATTTAAAAAATATGAAGATAATCCTTACCCTCCTTTATTAAATCCTGAGTATATAGATATTGAAGCAAGTGATTATTGTGCTATGCTTGCATGGAATTTAAATATTCCATTAAAAACTGCAAAATTTATTTATATATCTCCTCATGGTGTTGGTGCAGCTGCTTTTTTGACTTTATTAAATCAATCATGTAATATTTATTGTCCTGTTTCTTGGGTTTTACCTCCTAGATCTGATTATAGGTATAGCTTAAATTTTAAGTCTTTGATTACATATTGTCAATCAGCAATAAATATATCAGAAATTAATGTGGTACAAATAGATAAGTATTTATCTTTAATAGATCAAAATACACCAATTTTAATTCAAACTAGAGATCCAATATCTTTGCTTAAGCACAATTACGGAAGAGATTGGAGCAAGGTTCAAAGAAATTATCCACAAGATTTTGATTTAAATTGTGATTATAATTGTTATATTAAATTTCTTACACCACAAAAAACTCATATGAAAGATGATTTTGAAAATTTATTAAATGACACTTTTATAAACCATTATTTATTAGATAAAATAAATAAGGACAAAATACACTATTTAGATATGAGTGAGCTTTCTTCAGATAATATTTTTAATACCTTTACATATTTAGCACAAAAATTTGATTTTACCCCCCCCCATAACGATGATAAAGATTTTTTTCAAAGAAAAGAATTTAGAGGTTATATGAGATATTTATTACCTTTAAATTTTCATGTAGATGAAAATATTAAATTAAATATTACTAGATTTGGTATGGGTGGAGATGATATTAATATATTTGATAAAATTAGTCAAAATGATTTAAAAAATGATATTGGAATTTATATAGAAAAAGAAAAACTAGATCTTTTTTTAAAACATAAAAATTATGATAGAATCAAAAATTATTTATCTTATTTTTTAGATGATGTAAAATATATAGTTGATTATACTGAAGATACTATGATGAAAGAATCCGAAGTTTTAGCTTATTTAAAAGATAATTTTGCGGCTAGGATAAAACTTAAAAGTATTCTTGATAAGGAATTAATTCATATCAAGCAGTATCGTCCAGATATAGTAGCTTCTTGGAGACATTATCAAGAATTTGAAAAAATATGTAAGGAAAATACATGA
- a CDS encoding SGNH/GDSL hydrolase family protein produces the protein MDVVLLGGSNSVVKNGLRVGLEQKNITLHNFSLGLSSSLQNLYELIRQEKIISKADFIISESNINDYLSPIDLNIIIRNIDYFYEQLYKTQKTTIVLILPIPAQNDKSKIINETHRKNCAYYGFNLIDVDSYFLKNNLYDFDQNYKFHPMPLAMQELGKNIIENLYFFKKSREKIPCSKRKFFIYIPSGLAQYEHKNSFFCEKVIKLTKDGFIFPKDYIKYQILGIHTWTKNHLTTQAISTISIENAHFKLNKNFNILNSFQDIQDNNAFIDHQTLFYVNTTNTKHSEESSGVSVNSNTIKLDYIDLIGILLVKDDEFKKIEHTSLPIKTNDFLIPPIVFYKNLILEYQELTKLDTQSFLQKQNHDLMCFLEYKKLKNEFENFTCQHTPLYGANLRIKARLSYKLGEVIIRNSKSFIGYFKIPFELAKTKKAHVVEDKNLPPLKAYADYKQAQIAKTHLPYLLGNALMQASKSPLKIAYITLPFKLKKIAKNYKKRI, from the coding sequence ATGGATGTAGTTTTACTAGGTGGGAGTAATAGTGTTGTCAAAAATGGCCTTAGAGTAGGCCTCGAACAAAAGAACATTACCTTACATAATTTTTCCTTAGGACTTAGTAGCTCTTTACAAAACTTATACGAATTAATCCGTCAAGAAAAAATTATATCTAAAGCAGATTTTATTATTAGCGAATCTAATATTAATGATTATTTAAGTCCTATTGATTTAAATATCATTATTAGAAATATTGATTATTTTTATGAACAATTATATAAAACACAAAAAACCACTATTGTGCTGATACTACCTATACCCGCTCAAAACGATAAATCTAAAATTATTAATGAAACTCATAGAAAAAATTGTGCTTATTATGGATTTAATTTAATTGATGTAGATTCTTATTTTTTAAAAAACAATCTATATGATTTTGATCAAAATTACAAATTCCATCCTATGCCCTTAGCTATGCAAGAACTTGGAAAAAATATTATTGAAAATTTATATTTTTTTAAAAAATCTAGGGAAAAAATACCTTGCTCTAAAAGAAAATTTTTTATATACATTCCATCAGGATTAGCTCAATATGAACATAAAAATTCATTTTTTTGTGAAAAAGTAATAAAACTCACCAAAGATGGATTTATTTTTCCAAAAGATTATATAAAATATCAAATTCTAGGTATACACACTTGGACAAAAAATCACCTCACAACCCAAGCTATCTCTACTATAAGCATAGAAAATGCTCATTTTAAATTAAATAAAAATTTTAATATTTTAAATAGTTTTCAAGATATTCAAGATAATAATGCATTTATCGATCATCAAACTTTATTTTATGTTAATACCACAAATACAAAACATAGTGAAGAAAGTTCTGGAGTCAGTGTTAATTCTAACACGATCAAGCTTGATTATATTGATTTAATAGGAATTTTGCTTGTTAAAGATGATGAATTTAAAAAAATAGAACACACTTCTTTACCCATAAAAACTAACGATTTTCTAATTCCTCCTATTGTTTTTTATAAAAATTTAATTTTAGAATATCAAGAATTAACAAAACTTGATACACAATCATTCTTACAAAAACAAAACCATGATCTTATGTGTTTTTTAGAATATAAAAAATTAAAAAATGAATTTGAAAACTTCACATGCCAACATACTCCACTTTATGGAGCAAATTTAAGAATCAAAGCAAGATTAAGCTATAAATTAGGAGAGGTGATTATTAGAAATAGTAAAAGTTTTATAGGATATTTTAAAATACCTTTTGAACTAGCAAAAACTAAAAAAGCACACGTAGTAGAAGATAAAAATCTTCCTCCTTTAAAAGCTTATGCAGATTACAAACAAGCTCAAATTGCAAAAACTCATCTTCCATATCTTCTAGGAAATGCACTCATGCAAGCTTCCAAAAGTCCTCTTAAAATCGCTTATATAACATTACCTTTTAAACTTAAAAAAATTGCAAAAAACTATAAAAAGCGAATATAA